Sequence from the Aquipuribacter hungaricus genome:
GCGCTGCCACCGTGTCGAGGTCCGGGACGGCCAGGTGTGGCTCTTCCCCGGCGAGGCCCCGCAGGCGTGACCCCCCGGTGATCACCACGGACGGCCGGGTCGTGGTCGTCGGTGGCGGGGTGGCCGGGCTCAGCGCCGCCGTCGAGCTCCGGCGCCTCGGCCACCGCGGGCCGCTCGTCCTGCTCGACCGGCTGGACGCGCTCCACGACCGGCCGCCGCTGAGCAAGGCGTTCCTGCGCGACGAGGTCGAGGTCGAGGACCTGTCGCCCTACCCCCACGAGCTGCTGCGAGACCAGGGCGTCGACGTCCGCACGGGCAGCGCCGCCGTCCGGCTCGACCCGGGTGACGACCAGGTGCCCGCCGCGGTGACGCTCGCGGACGGGACGGTCCTCACGGCCGATGCCGTCGTCCTCGCCGAGGGCGGCCGGGCGGCCCGGCCGCCGGTGCCGGGCGTGGAGCTGGCGCTGGCGCTGCGGACGCTCGACGACGCCCGGGCCCTGCGGCCGCACCTCCTGCCGGGCCGGCGGCTCGTCGTCCTCGGCGCGGGGCTGGTGGGTGCCGAGGTCGCGGCCACCGCGGTGGGGCTCGGCGTCGAGGTCACGCTCGTCGACCCCGACCCGCTGCCCGTGGCCGGGGCCGTCGGCGCGGACGTCGCCCGCGTGCTCGCCGCCGACCACGTCCGCTACGGCGTGCGCCTGGTGACCGCCGCCGCCGTCCGGCTGTCCGACGGCGCGCCCGCGGGCACGGCTGCGGCCTCGGGCGAAGATGCGTCCGAGGGCACGGCTGCGTCCGAGGGCACGGTGGCGTCCGAGGGCACGGCTGCAGCCGGGGCCGAGGACGGGCTCGCCGACGAGCGCGACGACCGGCGCCCGGTGCTGGTCGAGCTGTCCGACGGCTCGGCGCTCGAGGCGGACGTGGTGCTCGTCGCGACCGGTATGCGCCCCGTCGACGACCTCGCCACCGGCGCCGGGCTCGAGGTGGCGCCGGGCGGCGGCACCCTGGTCGACGGTGCGCAGCGGACCTCGGCGCCGCGGGTGCTCGCGGTCGGCGACGGTACCTGCCGACGGCGGCCGGACGGTGGCCCGGGGGCGCCGGCCGGCCACTGGGACGCCGCCCGACTGGACGGCCTGGCCGCCGCGGTCGTGCTGCTCGGCCAGGAGCCGCCCGCCCGCGGCGCGCCCTGGTTCTGGAGCGACCGGCACGGACGGCACGTCGAGGTGGTCGGCACCGTGGCCGTCGTCGAGGAGCCGGGGTCCCGGACCGTCGTCCGCGGGGAGCCCGGCCCCGGCCCGTTCGCGGTCCTCGCCTGGCGCGACGGCGTGCTCGCCGGGGCGGTCGCCGTCGACGACGCGCTCACCGCCCGGGCGGCCCGCCGGCTCGTGGACCGCGGTGTCCGCGTCGACCCGGACGCGCTCGCCGACCCCGCGACCGACCTGCGCCGCCTCGTCCGCGGCTGAGCCGGGCGGTCAGCCGCTCGGCCCGAACCGTTCCACGCGCACGTCGGCGGCAGGCACGCCGAGGTCGACGACCAGGCGGCTCGCGTGCTCGGCGAAGGCCGACGAGCCGCACACGAACACCTGCTGCCCGGTCCGCAGCAGCGGCTCCAGGTCGGCCGCGACAAGGCGGCCGGGCTCGCGACCGGCGGGCGAGCGCTCCTGCGACAGGGCCACCACCTGGCAGCCGCCCACGAGCTCGTCGGCGTAGGGCAGCCGCTCGAGCGTGCGGGCGGCGGCCACCAGGCAGACCCGGTCCGGGTGCCCGGTGCTGCCGGCGTGGCGGAGCATCGACACCAGCGGCACGACCCCGCTCCCGCCGCCCACCGCGAGCGCGGGGCGCACCCCGTCCCAGACGAACCAGCCCCCGACCGGGCCGCGGACCTCGAGCTCGTCGCCCACCTCGACGACGTCGCCCAGGTAGCCCGACACCTCGCCGTCGACGAGCCGCTCGACGTACAGCTCGACCAGGGGGTCCGCCGGGTCCGAGGCCACCGAGTACGAGCGGGACGCGGTGTACCCGTCGTCCGCGCGCAGCCGGACGACGACGTGCTGCCCCGGCAGCCGGGGGCCCATCCCGTCGACGGCGAGCCGCAGCACCACCGCCCCGCCGGCGTGGTGACGGACCTCCCGCACCACGCCGGTCGCCCAGCTGGTCGGCGCCGTGAGGCTCCCGGACCCGGCCGGCCCGGCCGGTCCCGCGGACGCGGACGTCCCCGTCACGTCAGTCGCCCTGGTAGCGCTGCTCGAGCCACGGGTCGCCGCGGTCGTGGTAGCCGTTGCGCTCCCAGAAGCCGGGCTCGTCGCGGTCGAGCACGGTCAGGCGCGTGACCCACTTCGCGCTCTTCCAGAAGTACAGGTGCGGGACGAGCAGGCGCACCGGGCCGCCGTGCTCGACCGGCAGCGGGCGCCCCTCGTGCTCCCACACCACCCACGCCCTGCCCCCCGTCAGGTCCGCGAGCGGGAGGTTGGTCGTGTAGCCGGTCGTCGACGTCGCCAGCACGAACGCCGCGCCCGGGCCGGGTCCCGCCGCCTCGAGCAGGACGTCGACGCTGACCCCGCGGAACGAGGTCCCGAGCTTGGACCACGTCGTCACGCAGTGGATGTCGCCGGACCACGTGGTCGTGGGCAGCGCCCGGAGCTCGTCCCAGGTCCAGCTGGCCAGCCGCCCGACCAGGCCGTCGACGGTCATCGTCCACCGCGAGAGGTCGACCGACGGCGTCACCTCCGCGGTGAGCACGGGCCAGCCGCTGCCGGTGTCGTGCTGACCGGGGGGCAGCCGCGGGTCCGCGCTGCGGCCCCGGCCGGTGAAGCCTCGTGTGCCTGCCACGCGGACACCCTGCACGACCCGGCCGCGGCAGGGCCAGGGGCGCGCGGTCAGACGGGCAGGACGGCGGCGCGCTCGATCCGCTCGAGCGCGTCGGACACCTCGTCGGCCAGGTAGCGGCAGGCCCGCACCTCGCGGTCCGACCACGACCGGGTCGCGCGGCTGTACACCTCGAGGAGCCCGTGGGGGCGGCCGTCGCTGAGCAGCGGCACCGCGAGCACCGACCGGAAGCCGACCTCGCGCAGCTGGCGCAGCTCGGCGGGGTCGCCGTCGGGGTCGTCGGCGCGCACCGCGAGGACGTGCCCGCCCGTCAGGCAGGCCGCCGTCGCCGGGTAGTCGGCGAGCACCCAGCGGTGCTGGTTCGTCGTCCACGCGGGCCGGTCGACCTGCACGAGCGCGTCGCCGTCCAGCAGGGACAGCGTGAGGTCGTCCGCCTGCAGCGCCGCCAGCGCCCGCTGCGCGGCCTGGGCGACGTCGAAGACGGTCGAGGCGCGGTCCAGGTGGGCCCGGAGCCGGTCCATGTCGCCGGGGGTGACGTCCCCGATCCCGCCGCAGGCCTCGGCGGCGGCCCTGCTCACCGGGGGCGAGCCGACCGCGGGCCTGCCGACGAACCAGCCCTGCCCCAGGTGGACGCCGAGCTCCACGAGCGCGCGGAGCTCCTCGACGCTCTCGATCCCCTCGGCGCAGAGCACCGAGCCGGTCTGGCGGCAGAACGAGACGAGCGCCTCGACCATCGCGCGCTTCTCGGGGTGCTCGTGCACGGCGTGCACGAGCTCCCGGTCGAGCTTGACGATCTCCGGTCGCAGCCGCACCAGCCGACGCAGGCCGTCGTAGCCGGCGCCGGTGTCGTCCATGGCGACCCGGGCCCCGCGGGCGCGCAGCCGCTCCAGCAGCCGCGACAGCTCCGTGAGGTCGAGCCGCGAGTCCTCGGTGACCTCCACGACGAGCCCGGACAGGTCGCCGGCCAGGGCCTCCTGCACGGTCGGGCTGCCCAGGACGGACGGGCTGACGTTGAGGGTGAGGTAGGTGCCGGTGGCGGGGTCGTGCTCGGCACGCGCCCGCGTGATCGCCCGGGCCTCGAGCGCCGGGGCGCTGCCGCCGGCGCGCGCCAGGGCGAACCACTCGCCGACCTCTCGGTGGCCGCGCCCGGGGAAGCGGGACAGCGCCTCGTGGCCGACGAGCACGCCCGAGGACAGCTGGCAGATGGGCTGGGTGACGACGAGCATCCCGTCGGGGTCGGCGAGGACCTCGTGGACCTCGGCGGCCGCCGTGCGCGGGTCGGACCGGGAGGTGCGCTCGTCGAAGGCCTGCACCCGGCCGCGGCCGTCGGCCTTGGCCCGGTACATGGCGAGGTCGGCCTCGTGGAGCAGGGTCTCCAGGGACACGGTGCCCGTGCCCACGGAGCTGCCGCCGCTGACGGTGGTGGTGACGGAGCGCCCGCACAGGACGAGCGCCCCGGACATGGCGTCGGCCATCCGCTGCAGCACGGCCTCGACCGTGGCCGGCCCGGCGTCGGGCAGGAGCACGCCGAACTCGTCCCCGCCCAGGCGCGCCACGAC
This genomic interval carries:
- a CDS encoding NAD(P)/FAD-dependent oxidoreductase; amino-acid sequence: MITTDGRVVVVGGGVAGLSAAVELRRLGHRGPLVLLDRLDALHDRPPLSKAFLRDEVEVEDLSPYPHELLRDQGVDVRTGSAAVRLDPGDDQVPAAVTLADGTVLTADAVVLAEGGRAARPPVPGVELALALRTLDDARALRPHLLPGRRLVVLGAGLVGAEVAATAVGLGVEVTLVDPDPLPVAGAVGADVARVLAADHVRYGVRLVTAAAVRLSDGAPAGTAAASGEDASEGTAASEGTVASEGTAAAGAEDGLADERDDRRPVLVELSDGSALEADVVLVATGMRPVDDLATGAGLEVAPGGGTLVDGAQRTSAPRVLAVGDGTCRRRPDGGPGAPAGHWDAARLDGLAAAVVLLGQEPPARGAPWFWSDRHGRHVEVVGTVAVVEEPGSRTVVRGEPGPGPFAVLAWRDGVLAGAVAVDDALTARAARRLVDRGVRVDPDALADPATDLRRLVRG
- a CDS encoding FAD-binding oxidoreductase — encoded protein: MTGTSASAGPAGPAGSGSLTAPTSWATGVVREVRHHAGGAVVLRLAVDGMGPRLPGQHVVVRLRADDGYTASRSYSVASDPADPLVELYVERLVDGEVSGYLGDVVEVGDELEVRGPVGGWFVWDGVRPALAVGGGSGVVPLVSMLRHAGSTGHPDRVCLVAAARTLERLPYADELVGGCQVVALSQERSPAGREPGRLVAADLEPLLRTGQQVFVCGSSAFAEHASRLVVDLGVPAADVRVERFGPSG
- a CDS encoding sulfite oxidase-like oxidoreductase — translated: MAGTRGFTGRGRSADPRLPPGQHDTGSGWPVLTAEVTPSVDLSRWTMTVDGLVGRLASWTWDELRALPTTTWSGDIHCVTTWSKLGTSFRGVSVDVLLEAAGPGPGAAFVLATSTTGYTTNLPLADLTGGRAWVVWEHEGRPLPVEHGGPVRLLVPHLYFWKSAKWVTRLTVLDRDEPGFWERNGYHDRGDPWLEQRYQGD
- a CDS encoding EAL domain-containing protein codes for the protein MVFQPPSARPVRAGHGLRRRLSRADPLAESLSLLAATLESTGDGILVVDLAGRVVGRNSTFERMWHIPAGTEDLDRVLLAHAVGQVADPQGYRARVAELYADPEAVATDEVEMADGRVFSRYTQPQRIEGRVVGRVWSFRDRTAERRLEQGLRRMAYTDELTGLPNRALFMTRGRAMAEAAEATGQPMGVAVLDLDHLKAVNDQLGHRSGDEALTVAATRLRAAARAEDVVARLGGDEFGVLLPDAGPATVEAVLQRMADAMSGALVLCGRSVTTTVSGGSSVGTGTVSLETLLHEADLAMYRAKADGRGRVQAFDERTSRSDPRTAAAEVHEVLADPDGMLVVTQPICQLSSGVLVGHEALSRFPGRGHREVGEWFALARAGGSAPALEARAITRARAEHDPATGTYLTLNVSPSVLGSPTVQEALAGDLSGLVVEVTEDSRLDLTELSRLLERLRARGARVAMDDTGAGYDGLRRLVRLRPEIVKLDRELVHAVHEHPEKRAMVEALVSFCRQTGSVLCAEGIESVEELRALVELGVHLGQGWFVGRPAVGSPPVSRAAAEACGGIGDVTPGDMDRLRAHLDRASTVFDVAQAAQRALAALQADDLTLSLLDGDALVQVDRPAWTTNQHRWVLADYPATAACLTGGHVLAVRADDPDGDPAELRQLREVGFRSVLAVPLLSDGRPHGLLEVYSRATRSWSDREVRACRYLADEVSDALERIERAAVLPV